From Coccinella septempunctata chromosome 4, icCocSept1.1, whole genome shotgun sequence, a single genomic window includes:
- the LOC123311399 gene encoding larval cuticle protein LCP-30-like, which yields MRVLILFLVALYMAESALIENDDDGSYREDNSGQYIPDDSGRYIPDYSGLYKDDGTGRYSGDKFANYGKDGRYSSANDLLNGREVRIQRANKNLPKKNIPIYNPIRLTFVTKPVNNPVQYNDRFGTSPDGRWRIIKQTGDVSEDGYNWEYETENGISAAESGKLANKGTQNEAMQASGFFTYTGPDNVIYTVTYRADENGFRPEGAHLPTPPPIPEAILKSLETQGVPRRLKS from the exons atCTTGTTCCTGGTTGCCCTCTATATGGCAGAATCCGCTCTTATCGAGAACGACGACGATGGCTCTTATAGGGAGGACAATTCAGGACAATATATTCCAGATGACTCAGGGAGATATATACCAGATTATAGCGGGCTCTACAAAGACGATGGTACAGGAAGATATTCTGGCGATAAATTTG cGAATTACGGTAAGGATGGAAGGTATTCTTCTGCCAATGACTTGCTCAACGGACGAGAAGTGAGGATTCAGAGGGCCAACAAGAATCTTCCAAAGAAAAATATACCTATCTATAATCCAATAAGATTAACATTTGTGACTAAGCCAGTGAACAATCCTGTGCAATACAACGACAGGTTTGGGACATCACCGGATGGACGGTGGAGAATCATCAAGCAGACAGGTGACGTCAGTGAAGATGGATATAATTGGGA GTATGAAACTGAGAATGGTATCTCTGCTGCTGAATCTGGCAAACTAGCCAATAAGGGGACCCAGAACGAAGCCATGCAAGCCAGTGGTTTCTTCACATACACAGGACCTGATAATGTGATTTATACGGTTACTTATAGAGCTGACGAAAATGGTTTTCGACCAGAAGGAGCTCATTTGCCAACTCCTCCACCAATTCCTGAGGCTATTCTCAAATCATTAGAGACTCAAGGTGTCCCGAGAAGGTTGAAATCTTAG
- the LOC123311454 gene encoding cuticle protein CP14.6-like, with the protein MFKLAIFVAIVAVVYGAETPIKTRQVVLSPTIQPLAGINPYYRQQPIHYNNVEASARILSQQQDAAPDGSGYAYSYETENGIAAQEQGQWRQLSAEEGAHSVIGSYRFPLQDGRVQIVEYTADENGFKPVIKYQ; encoded by the exons ATGTTCAAATTG GCCATTTTCGTTGCTATCGTAGCAGTGGTGTACGGTGCTGAAACACCAATCAAAACTCGTCAGGTGGTACTCAGCCCAACCATCCAACCTCTAGCCGGTATCAACCCCTACTACAGGCAACAACCCATCCACTATAACAATGTAGAAGCTAGCGCCAGAATATTGTCCCAACAACAAGATGCTGCTCCTGACGGTTCTGGATACGCATACTC TTACGAAACTGAAAATGGAATTGCTGCTCAGGAACAAGGCCAATGGCGTCAACTCAGCGCCGAGGAAGGTGCCCACTCCGTTATTGGAAGCTACAGATTTCCCCTTCAGGATGGACGTGTCCAAATCGTGGAATACACAGCCGATGAAAACGGATTCAAGCCAGTCATCAAATACCAGTAA